From the genome of Bactrocera oleae isolate idBacOlea1 chromosome 2, idBacOlea1, whole genome shotgun sequence, one region includes:
- the LOC106627692 gene encoding ELMO domain-containing protein 2, with protein MFLFDWLLQRILPVIFFHLRPFIKWFLHTFTRLCELQRIVYGAQAGASRTRQVERSLMLSQNVDIQELLCELDTAVETCSDDELRQLPVRAVSVVQRVKRIKSKIHPDFAPLFGTCILHIWSYRHLLHQVEQLRAEPYDANNLDHEQKLLELWNRLMPEEPLQGRITKQWQDIGFQGDDPKTDFRGMGVLGLENLLFFSREYRDAAHHVLLHSKHPVYGYTFAIVGINLTAMAYRLLKSGDAKVHFYNVANSLNQACSLIHFHKFYCYLLFEFDRFWLESEPTNIMDFREIYQRFEILIMEALHNDKTLFKTNLVVEDV; from the exons atgtttttgtttgacTGGTTGCTGCAACGTATTTTGCCTGTGATCTTCTTTCATCTAAGACCGTTCATTAAATGGTTTTTGCACACATTCACAAGGTTATGCGAGCTTCAACGCATTGTATATGGTGCACAAGCAGGTGCAAGTCGAACTCGTCAAGTCGAACGTTCATTAATGCTATCACAAAATGTCGATATACAAGAGTTATTGTGCGAATTAGACACTGCGGTAGAGACATGTAGTGATGATGAACTCCGCCAATTGCCTGTACGCGCTGTTAGTGTGGTGCAACGCGTTAAGCGTATTAAATCGAAAATTCATCCTGACTTTGCGCCACTATTTGGCACTTGTATACTGCACATATGGAGTTATCGACATCTGCTGCATCAGGTAGAGCAGTTACGTGCAGAGCCATACGATGCAAATAACTTGGATCACGAACAAAAGTTGTTAGAGTTGTGGAACCGCTTGATGCCAGAAGAGCCATTGCAAGGACGCATCACAAAGCAATGGCAGGACATTGGCTTTCAA GGTGATGATCCTAAAACAGACTTCCGCGGTATGGGTGTACTTGGTTTGGAAAATCTTCTCTTCTTCTCGCGTGAATATCGTGACGCAGCACATCATGTCCTGTTACATTCAAAGCATCCTGTATATGGTTATACATTCGCCATAGTGGGTATTAATCTCACCGCGATGGCATATCGCTTGCTCAAGTCTGGCGATGCTAAAGTACATTTCTATAATGTGGCAAATTCACTTAATCAGGCCTGCTCGCTGATACATTTTCATAAATTCTACTGCTATTTACTTTTCGAATTCGACCGTTTCTGGTTAGAATCGGAACCAACGAATATAATGGATTTCCGTGAGATCTATCAACggtttgaaatattaataatggAAGCTTTGCATAATGACAAAACACTATTTAAAACTAATCTCGTGGTGGAGGATGTTTAA